The proteins below come from a single Chitinophaga pinensis DSM 2588 genomic window:
- a CDS encoding MBL fold metallo-hydrolase: MKIEQLYTGCLAHGAYYIESNGAAAIVDPLRDVAAYISRAQQDDAVIRYVLETHFHADFVSGHLDLAAATGANIVYGPGATPAFPAYIATDGEILTLGDIKIKVLHTPGHTMESSCFLLIDEAGKETALFSGDTLFIGDVGRPDLAQQASGKTRDELAGILFDSLRNKIMPLPPEITVYPAHGAGSACGKLISGQRTDTLGGQLRTNYALRADMSREEFITAVTDGLTPPPAYFPLNVQMNKQGYENVDNVITRGTRPLSPEAFEALANETGAILLDTRGPELFVDGFIPGAVNIGLDGNFAPWAGTLIPGQQPILFIADPGREQEVVTRLARIGFDNTLGYLKGGFEAWRAAGRTVDDIVTITPAELAERLSWIPVQLLDVRRRNEFSGEHIAGAVNIPLEYINDHIGQLDKQQLYYVHCAGGYRSVIFISIMRMRGYHNFVDIKGGMKALKESGLFQLSDYFTPSSTL, encoded by the coding sequence ATGAAAATAGAACAGCTTTACACAGGTTGCCTGGCGCATGGCGCCTACTATATTGAAAGTAATGGCGCCGCCGCTATTGTTGATCCGCTACGCGATGTAGCGGCTTATATCAGCAGGGCACAACAGGATGACGCCGTGATCAGATATGTACTGGAAACCCACTTTCACGCTGATTTTGTGTCCGGACACCTGGATCTGGCGGCAGCTACGGGCGCCAATATTGTCTATGGTCCGGGTGCAACGCCTGCCTTTCCGGCCTATATCGCAACAGACGGCGAAATACTCACACTGGGAGATATAAAGATCAAAGTATTACATACGCCAGGGCATACTATGGAAAGCAGCTGTTTCCTGCTGATCGATGAAGCAGGGAAGGAGACGGCGCTTTTTTCAGGAGATACCCTGTTTATCGGGGATGTGGGCCGGCCCGATCTGGCGCAGCAGGCTTCCGGTAAAACCCGGGACGAGCTGGCGGGTATCCTGTTTGATTCCCTGCGCAACAAGATTATGCCTTTGCCTCCGGAGATTACAGTGTATCCTGCTCATGGCGCAGGTAGTGCGTGCGGAAAACTGATCAGCGGTCAGCGGACGGATACCCTCGGCGGACAATTACGTACCAATTATGCCCTGCGCGCTGATATGAGCAGGGAGGAATTTATAACAGCCGTTACGGACGGACTTACACCACCACCAGCTTATTTTCCTTTAAATGTACAGATGAATAAACAGGGCTATGAAAATGTAGACAATGTGATCACACGTGGTACCCGGCCCTTGTCACCCGAAGCATTTGAAGCCCTGGCAAATGAAACAGGGGCGATCCTGCTCGATACCCGGGGACCGGAACTATTCGTAGACGGTTTTATACCCGGTGCTGTGAATATCGGTCTGGATGGTAATTTTGCGCCCTGGGCAGGTACCCTGATCCCCGGACAACAACCGATTCTGTTCATTGCCGATCCGGGAAGGGAACAGGAGGTAGTGACGCGGCTGGCCCGTATTGGTTTTGATAATACCCTGGGCTATCTGAAAGGTGGTTTTGAAGCCTGGCGGGCTGCCGGACGTACGGTGGACGATATCGTGACGATAACACCGGCGGAATTGGCCGAACGGTTGTCCTGGATACCGGTGCAGTTACTCGATGTACGCAGAAGAAATGAATTCAGCGGCGAACATATTGCCGGCGCGGTCAATATACCACTGGAGTATATCAATGATCATATTGGTCAGCTGGATAAGCAGCAGTTGTATTACGTACATTGTGCCGGTGGCTATCGTTCCGTGATCTTTATTTCTATCATGCGTATGCGGGGTTATCACAATTTTGTGGACATAAAAGGAGGAATGAAGGCATTAAAAGAAAGCGGCCTTTTTCAGCTGAGCGATTACTTTACGCCTTCTTCTACTTTATAG
- a CDS encoding glycosyltransferase translates to MDTYDMKPEILYVSTYSPRKCGIATFTEDLTNELMHLLKHEFEISVCALDKRANTDNYASPVTMVMDGCRLNSCIAGAEAINQNPAIKMVCIEHEFGLFGGNMGEYVLAFLSLLTKPFIIRFHTVLPDPNVERLKLVRSICLLADKVLVMTQHSHRLLVEDYNIQADKLVIIPHGTHFIPAANRGDLRSRLHLEHKKILTTFGLLSPNKGIETGIKAMVKIAAEFPEAVYIILGNTHPNLVASEGEAYREILEELIRENNLTNNVKLVNEFIPTHLLLNYLSLTDIYLFTSRDPNQAMSGTFMYAMSAGCPIISNAFVLANEMLDKDTGIIIESGDEDALAANAIYLLRNEQIRQEMGKKAFMKTRNTMWGTVARKHAMLFYELMKKQLPTYDNNLAAL, encoded by the coding sequence ATGGATACATATGACATGAAGCCGGAGATACTCTATGTGAGTACTTATTCCCCCCGTAAATGTGGTATTGCCACTTTCACGGAGGATCTTACCAATGAACTCATGCACCTGCTGAAGCATGAGTTTGAAATCAGCGTTTGCGCTTTGGATAAACGGGCCAATACAGATAATTACGCCTCTCCGGTTACCATGGTCATGGACGGTTGCAGACTGAACTCCTGTATTGCAGGGGCCGAGGCCATCAATCAGAATCCTGCCATCAAAATGGTGTGTATTGAGCATGAATTTGGCCTTTTCGGCGGCAATATGGGCGAATATGTACTCGCCTTCCTCTCGCTGCTCACCAAACCCTTCATTATTCGTTTCCATACCGTATTACCTGATCCGAATGTCGAGCGGCTGAAGCTGGTCAGAAGCATCTGTCTGCTGGCAGATAAGGTACTTGTGATGACGCAGCACTCTCATCGTTTACTGGTAGAAGACTATAATATCCAGGCAGATAAACTGGTAATCATCCCGCATGGTACCCACTTTATACCTGCCGCAAACAGAGGCGACCTCAGAAGCAGGTTACACCTGGAACACAAAAAGATCCTGACCACTTTCGGTTTGCTGAGTCCGAACAAAGGTATTGAGACCGGTATTAAAGCAATGGTAAAGATCGCTGCGGAATTTCCGGAAGCTGTCTACATCATATTGGGGAATACCCACCCCAATCTTGTGGCATCGGAAGGAGAAGCATACCGCGAAATCCTTGAAGAACTCATAAGAGAAAATAACCTCACCAATAATGTCAAACTGGTGAATGAATTTATTCCGACTCATCTGTTGCTCAACTACCTGTCGCTGACAGACATCTACCTCTTTACTTCGCGCGATCCGAACCAGGCCATGAGCGGTACATTTATGTATGCCATGAGCGCCGGTTGCCCGATCATCTCCAATGCCTTTGTGCTAGCCAACGAAATGTTGGATAAAGACACAGGCATTATCATCGAATCGGGTGATGAAGACGCACTCGCCGCCAACGCCATCTATCTCCTGCGCAATGAACAGATCCGCCAGGAAATGGGTAAAAAGGCATTTATGAAAACAAGAAATACGATGTGGGGCACCGTCGCACGTAAACACGCGATGCTGTTTTATGAGTTAATGAAAAAACAATTGCCCACTTACGATAACAATCTCGCAGCACTGTAA
- a CDS encoding glycosyl transferase, which translates to MRSHLQTAETFPEKAFVPDELVLPAFNPAHLLNMTDSTGMIQHALRITPNRKEGYCTDDNARALMLTVLAWKQGRYPEVLRLMSIYLSFIHYMQMEDGYFHNFLRYDKQIVYDGSSEDAYGRTLMTLGYLVEYGPSPLMIRTAEDLFLKAAAHMDKLQSLRGMANSLVGLCLFVRSHTGDQEQLSRISLLADQLIDEYNRYSDDKWCWFEEVLTYDNGILPLGLLHAYSITRQENYLHTALEAISFLESKVFHDEVLYPVGNNGWASKGGSTALFDQQPLDAMAMVLCYQQAFHVTGDTRHLHRLTQSWQWFMGANALQQPLYDDITGGCADGLQPDRVNENQGAESTIAFWISYFAVAETLNK; encoded by the coding sequence ATGCGTTCGCATTTACAGACAGCAGAAACATTTCCCGAAAAAGCTTTTGTGCCGGATGAGCTGGTATTACCAGCGTTCAATCCGGCACATCTGCTGAACATGACAGACAGCACCGGCATGATACAACATGCACTGCGCATTACGCCCAACAGGAAAGAAGGCTATTGTACGGACGATAACGCCCGCGCTTTAATGCTGACGGTCCTTGCCTGGAAACAGGGCCGGTATCCCGAGGTACTCAGACTCATGTCCATCTACCTGAGTTTCATCCACTATATGCAGATGGAGGACGGTTACTTCCATAACTTCCTGCGTTATGATAAACAGATCGTTTACGATGGCAGTTCGGAAGACGCCTATGGCCGTACACTGATGACCCTTGGATACCTGGTAGAATACGGCCCTTCTCCGCTGATGATCAGAACAGCCGAAGACCTGTTCCTGAAAGCGGCCGCACATATGGACAAGCTGCAATCCCTGCGGGGCATGGCGAATAGTCTCGTTGGCCTCTGCCTCTTCGTCCGCTCACATACCGGCGACCAGGAACAGCTATCCAGAATAAGCCTGCTTGCGGATCAGCTTATCGATGAATACAACAGATACAGTGATGATAAATGGTGCTGGTTTGAAGAAGTACTGACCTATGATAACGGCATTCTCCCATTGGGACTATTACATGCTTACAGCATCACCCGTCAGGAAAATTACCTGCATACCGCCCTGGAAGCGATCAGTTTCCTGGAGTCGAAGGTCTTCCATGATGAGGTGCTTTATCCCGTAGGCAATAACGGCTGGGCAAGCAAAGGTGGCAGTACCGCCCTGTTCGACCAGCAACCACTGGACGCCATGGCCATGGTCCTGTGCTATCAGCAGGCGTTTCATGTCACCGGCGATACGAGACACCTTCATAGACTGACACAATCCTGGCAATGGTTTATGGGCGCTAATGCCCTTCAGCAACCTTTGTACGACGACATCACCGGTGGTTGTGCAGATGGTCTGCAACCCGACCGTGTCAATGAAAACCAGGGTGCAGAAAGTACTATCGCTTTCTGGATCTCCTACTTTGCTGTTGCCGAAACATTAAATAAATAA
- a CDS encoding sensor histidine kinase has product MTTLVNDTRQAWYSRKWAQVFLHAVAWITLFSLPYLLRPSPDQHRGPDPDERYWHIHFIINAILLTLFFYLNSNILIPKLIYRKKYLQFGGVLLVLFAALIYLRYLFVQSFITHKQAELKPTILFTFFTVLFILACSTAWRMIRDKMNADKLASDKENENLKTELSLLRSQVSPHFMFNVLNNMVALARKQSDQLEPSLIKLSSLMRYMLYEADEDTVALDKETDYLQSYIDLQQQRFGAKVQVNVSMQLPEHGYEIEPMLLIPFVENAFKHGTGLIPDARIDIELRARQGLLQFSVMNKYNPEYTEIKDKTSGIGLTNVKRRLNLLYKDNYQLLISKKEGWFVVSLQLHLH; this is encoded by the coding sequence ATGACTACACTTGTTAACGATACCAGACAGGCTTGGTATTCCAGGAAATGGGCACAGGTATTCCTGCACGCCGTAGCCTGGATCACGCTCTTTTCATTGCCTTATCTTTTGCGTCCTTCTCCTGATCAGCACAGAGGACCCGATCCTGATGAGCGCTACTGGCATATCCATTTCATCATCAATGCCATCCTGCTTACGCTCTTTTTCTATCTGAATTCAAATATTCTGATACCGAAACTAATCTATCGTAAGAAATACCTGCAATTCGGCGGCGTATTGCTGGTCCTTTTTGCAGCACTGATCTACCTGCGCTACCTCTTTGTACAGTCGTTTATTACACATAAACAGGCAGAACTGAAGCCGACCATCCTCTTCACCTTCTTTACGGTGTTATTCATACTGGCCTGTAGTACCGCCTGGCGGATGATCCGGGACAAGATGAATGCGGATAAACTGGCCAGTGACAAAGAGAATGAAAATCTGAAAACAGAGCTTTCTCTGCTGCGTTCTCAGGTAAGCCCCCATTTTATGTTCAATGTATTGAACAACATGGTGGCGCTGGCCAGAAAACAGTCAGATCAGCTGGAACCTTCCCTGATTAAATTATCGTCCCTCATGCGTTATATGCTGTATGAGGCCGATGAAGATACCGTGGCGCTGGATAAGGAAACAGACTATCTGCAAAGCTATATCGACCTGCAGCAACAGCGTTTTGGCGCCAAAGTACAGGTCAATGTGTCCATGCAGCTGCCCGAGCACGGCTACGAAATAGAACCCATGCTGCTGATCCCCTTCGTGGAAAATGCCTTTAAACACGGTACCGGACTCATTCCCGATGCCCGCATCGATATCGAGCTCCGCGCCAGACAAGGCTTACTCCAGTTCTCCGTCATGAATAAGTACAATCCTGAGTACACAGAGATCAAGGATAAGACCTCCGGCATCGGACTGACAAACGTCAAACGCAGACTCAACCTGTTGTATAAAGACAATTATCAGCTGCTGATCAGTAAAAAAGAGGGATGGTTTGTGGTATCTTTGCAGCTCCATTTACATTGA
- a CDS encoding Dabb family protein, with protein sequence MSKQTRRQFLSAAGKTAAVTGIATMTGGAAMAAEAPAQKVFVHHVYFWLHNPDSQEDKAKLIAGLQKLAKGAKTILQHHIGTPSSTNRDVIDRSYQVSWLLFFKNKAEQDIYQTDPAHLKFIEECSSVWKKVIVYDAEDI encoded by the coding sequence ATGTCAAAACAAACCAGAAGACAATTCCTCTCTGCTGCCGGTAAGACTGCCGCGGTAACCGGTATTGCGACCATGACCGGAGGGGCTGCGATGGCAGCTGAGGCGCCTGCACAGAAGGTATTCGTTCATCATGTTTATTTCTGGCTGCACAATCCTGATAGCCAGGAGGACAAGGCAAAACTGATTGCTGGTCTGCAGAAACTGGCCAAAGGAGCAAAGACCATCCTGCAACATCATATTGGTACGCCTTCCAGTACCAACAGGGACGTGATTGACCGTTCCTACCAGGTGTCGTGGCTGCTGTTTTTTAAGAACAAGGCGGAACAGGACATTTACCAGACGGATCCTGCGCACCTGAAATTCATCGAGGAGTGTTCCTCGGTGTGGAAGAAAGTGATTGTATATGATGCAGAAGATATTTGA
- a CDS encoding LytR/AlgR family response regulator transcription factor, whose product MTLRCIAVDDEPLALDLLEDNIRQVPFLEMVAKCADAFEAIKVLQETTVDLIFLDIQMPGLTGLQFIQSLAHKPMIILITAYEKYALEGFELDVTDYLVKPVSLPRFIKACNKARELHQLKHQQLTAAPGTTPEFFFVNSDYSLLKINVADIIWIEALKDYIRIHLTGTAKPVVTRMPLKQVEEQLPPARFIRIHKSYIIAVAHITAIRKNSVFIGTMELPVGDNYREAVAALTGTK is encoded by the coding sequence ATGACTTTAAGATGCATAGCCGTCGACGACGAACCACTCGCGCTTGACCTCCTCGAAGACAATATCCGCCAGGTACCTTTCCTTGAAATGGTGGCCAAATGTGCGGACGCCTTCGAAGCTATCAAAGTATTACAGGAAACCACCGTTGATCTGATCTTCCTCGATATACAGATGCCCGGACTGACCGGCCTGCAATTCATACAGAGCCTGGCCCATAAACCGATGATCATCCTTATTACTGCTTACGAAAAATATGCACTGGAAGGATTTGAACTGGATGTTACCGATTACCTGGTAAAACCCGTCAGCCTGCCCCGCTTTATCAAAGCATGTAATAAAGCCAGAGAACTGCATCAGCTCAAACATCAGCAGCTGACCGCCGCTCCGGGTACCACACCTGAGTTTTTCTTCGTGAATTCAGATTATAGTCTGCTGAAGATCAATGTGGCCGATATCATCTGGATAGAAGCCTTAAAAGACTACATCAGGATCCATCTGACCGGCACCGCCAAACCTGTAGTGACACGCATGCCACTGAAACAGGTAGAAGAACAGCTGCCACCGGCCAGATTCATCCGTATTCATAAATCTTATATCATCGCAGTTGCCCACATCACGGCCATTCGTAAAAACAGCGTTTTTATCGGTACTATGGAATTGCCTGTAGGTGATAACTACCGGGAAGCTGTAGCAGCGCTGACAGGTACTAAATAG
- a CDS encoding aldose 1-epimerase family protein: MPELMNDKLQVVVAEKGAELQSIVRKDLQQEYLWHAGPEWAKKSPVLFPIVGTLKNNTYTYKGKSYTLGRHGFARDKVFTLTEQAADKLVFTLTESEDSLQVYPFHFRFQVVYTIHDTSLQVSYIVENTGKETMYFSVGAHPAFKVPLTEETTYEDYYLHFNEEENDGVWPLSADGLIELTPEPFLVKTHKLALKHHLFYKDALVFKTLASTVMELKSDKSPRGLKMQYEGFPYMGIWAAKDANFVCIEPWNGIADSVNATGDITGKEGIHILDAGKRFERSWAVTLF; the protein is encoded by the coding sequence ATGCCTGAATTAATGAACGATAAGCTACAGGTAGTTGTTGCAGAGAAAGGAGCCGAATTACAGAGCATCGTCCGTAAGGACCTTCAGCAGGAGTATCTGTGGCATGCAGGACCAGAATGGGCTAAAAAAAGCCCCGTATTATTCCCGATAGTGGGAACATTGAAGAACAATACTTACACATATAAAGGGAAAAGCTACACGCTGGGCCGCCACGGTTTTGCCCGTGATAAGGTCTTTACCCTGACAGAACAGGCGGCGGATAAGCTGGTGTTCACCCTGACGGAGTCGGAAGATTCTTTGCAGGTATATCCTTTTCATTTTCGTTTCCAGGTAGTGTATACCATACATGACACTTCCCTGCAGGTCTCTTATATCGTAGAGAATACCGGTAAGGAGACCATGTATTTTTCTGTAGGTGCACACCCTGCATTTAAGGTGCCGCTGACAGAAGAGACGACTTATGAAGATTATTACTTGCATTTTAATGAAGAGGAGAATGATGGCGTATGGCCATTGTCAGCCGACGGACTGATAGAACTGACACCGGAACCATTCCTGGTAAAGACGCATAAACTGGCACTGAAGCACCACCTGTTTTATAAAGACGCACTGGTATTCAAGACCCTGGCTTCTACCGTAATGGAACTGAAAAGTGACAAGTCGCCACGTGGCCTGAAAATGCAATATGAAGGATTCCCTTATATGGGTATCTGGGCGGCAAAAGACGCCAACTTTGTCTGTATTGAGCCTTGGAATGGTATTGCTGACAGCGTAAATGCGACGGGTGATATTACCGGCAAAGAAGGTATTCATATACTGGATGCAGGCAAACGTTTCGAAAGAAGCTGGGCGGTCACACTGTTTTAA
- a CDS encoding response regulator, which yields MSKVKNVCIVDDDELFQFVMRQHFERLDLVERVHKFTDGEQALHHIKSHLDNPDELPDLILLDVNMPYMDGWQFMTEFVRLQLPTEKHIRVYILTSSTHESDLQKAREFPTLSGYLVKPIGKNMIREILVGAEQH from the coding sequence ATGAGTAAAGTAAAGAATGTTTGCATTGTCGATGATGATGAATTATTCCAGTTTGTAATGCGGCAGCACTTTGAGCGGCTGGATCTTGTAGAACGCGTTCATAAGTTTACAGACGGCGAACAGGCGCTTCATCACATCAAGTCTCACCTTGACAATCCGGATGAACTGCCGGACCTGATCCTCCTGGACGTTAACATGCCTTATATGGATGGCTGGCAGTTTATGACCGAATTCGTACGACTACAACTACCTACGGAAAAACATATCCGGGTATATATCCTTACCAGTTCAACACATGAAAGTGATCTGCAGAAAGCCAGGGAGTTCCCAACCTTATCCGGTTACCTGGTGAAACCTATCGGAAAGAATATGATCCGCGAAATCCTTGTCGGCGCAGAACAACACTAA
- a CDS encoding outer membrane beta-barrel family protein, translated as MQRILWLFAMLTFSFYVSAQQRPGGGAGPGGFAGAKPPSIGRIYGKVLDNEGKPMPYTSVIVFQNKLDSATNTRKDILLKGVITQNNGEFNLEDLPVMGPLILKISATGFKPYAQTVSFLTKKPAPGTMPSFDKDLGNIKLTSDISQLQGVTVTASKPLMKVDMDKKVFNVEQNISSAGGTAQDVMRNVPSVNIDIDGKMTMRNAAPQLLIDGRPTTLTLDQIPADAIESVEVMTAPSAKYDASGGGAGIVNIVLKKNRKTGYNGNIRAGVDKRGGINGGLDFNVRQGKVNITASGMINQMRDRTNGHTDRLDIADDPNIHTLQENTSKTNGGFMFGRLGMDYFATNRTTLSVSGLKVHGSFKPSSILDINSDTLYSGTPMTSFSRRTTEGERTFNGTGLVLGLKHLFPHEGEELTMDANYFGGKSDNSSDYSTDYYNIKGGAVTGNELEKINGSGKMRNITAQTDYVKPLGTKSKLEAGLRAAFRHIENNNYNYLFNEATSQYDLTSGNTSNYKNNESVYAAYATFSSSIHNFSYKLGLRGESSEYTGELVQTGQKFSNSYPISLFPTVFLSQKLKHEQEVQISATRRINRPNFFQLIPFADSTDKFNITKGNPGLVPEFTQSLELSYLKTFKGNHTFLGSVYYKHTDNTITSFIDRQTDPITGNTALINTYINASSSYTTGAEITVQNYFTKWWDMSTNINLYNSKINANAGAQQDALWSMFGKINSNFKLPKAFDLQLTGTYQSKTNLPINTNTGFGGGPPGLEAQSASQGYIRSFYGIDIALKKSFLKTKALTATLGVSDIFRSRKTSQYSYSDYFIQNYERLRNPQMIRLNIAYRFGKVDASLFKRKSSGAGNQGMMDGMQ; from the coding sequence ATGCAAAGAATTCTCTGGCTATTTGCCATGTTGACCTTCTCCTTTTATGTATCCGCGCAGCAGCGCCCTGGAGGCGGAGCCGGCCCGGGTGGATTTGCCGGCGCCAAACCACCGAGTATAGGACGTATCTATGGAAAAGTCCTCGACAATGAAGGGAAGCCAATGCCTTATACCTCTGTGATCGTGTTCCAGAACAAACTTGATTCCGCTACCAATACCAGAAAAGATATCCTCCTGAAAGGTGTTATCACGCAGAACAATGGTGAATTCAACCTGGAAGATCTGCCGGTAATGGGGCCATTGATCCTGAAAATATCTGCTACCGGTTTCAAACCATACGCACAGACCGTTTCTTTCCTGACAAAGAAACCTGCGCCTGGTACCATGCCTTCCTTTGACAAAGATCTGGGCAATATCAAACTGACCAGCGATATCAGTCAGCTGCAGGGCGTCACCGTTACCGCCTCCAAACCACTGATGAAAGTGGACATGGATAAGAAAGTATTCAACGTTGAACAGAATATTTCCAGCGCCGGTGGTACCGCACAGGACGTCATGAGAAACGTACCTTCCGTAAACATCGATATCGACGGTAAGATGACCATGCGTAATGCAGCCCCCCAGTTGCTGATAGATGGCCGTCCGACTACCCTCACCCTCGATCAGATCCCTGCGGACGCGATCGAAAGCGTGGAAGTAATGACCGCTCCGAGCGCTAAATACGATGCTTCAGGTGGTGGCGCAGGTATCGTGAACATCGTGCTGAAAAAGAACCGTAAAACCGGTTATAATGGTAATATCCGTGCAGGTGTGGACAAACGTGGCGGTATCAATGGCGGCTTGGACTTCAACGTACGCCAGGGTAAAGTAAATATCACCGCCAGCGGTATGATCAACCAGATGCGCGATCGTACCAACGGTCACACCGACAGGCTGGATATCGCAGATGATCCGAATATTCATACCCTGCAGGAAAACACCTCCAAAACAAATGGTGGTTTCATGTTTGGCCGTCTCGGAATGGACTATTTCGCTACCAACCGTACCACTTTATCCGTATCCGGTCTCAAAGTACACGGTTCCTTCAAACCTTCCAGCATATTAGATATCAACAGTGATACCCTCTACTCCGGCACGCCAATGACATCTTTCAGCCGCAGAACAACCGAAGGTGAACGTACCTTCAACGGTACGGGTCTGGTTTTAGGTTTAAAACACCTCTTCCCGCACGAAGGGGAAGAGCTGACCATGGACGCTAACTACTTCGGTGGTAAGAGTGATAACAGCTCCGATTACAGCACCGACTACTACAATATCAAAGGTGGCGCTGTGACCGGCAACGAACTGGAAAAGATCAACGGTAGCGGTAAGATGCGCAACATCACCGCACAGACCGACTATGTAAAACCACTGGGTACCAAGAGTAAACTGGAAGCCGGTTTACGTGCGGCCTTCCGCCATATCGAGAACAATAACTACAATTACCTGTTCAACGAGGCGACCAGCCAGTACGACCTTACTTCCGGCAATACCAGCAACTATAAAAACAATGAAAGTGTGTACGCTGCCTATGCTACCTTCAGCAGCAGCATCCACAACTTCAGCTATAAATTAGGACTGCGTGGAGAAAGTTCAGAGTATACGGGCGAACTGGTACAAACGGGTCAGAAATTCAGCAATAGCTACCCTATCAGCCTGTTCCCGACTGTCTTCCTGAGCCAGAAACTGAAACACGAGCAGGAAGTACAGATAAGTGCAACCCGTCGTATCAACCGCCCGAACTTCTTCCAGCTGATACCATTTGCCGATTCTACCGACAAATTCAATATCACCAAAGGTAACCCGGGTCTGGTGCCAGAATTCACGCAGTCCCTTGAACTGTCTTACCTGAAAACATTCAAGGGTAACCACACCTTCCTGGGTTCGGTGTACTACAAACACACCGATAACACCATCACAAGTTTTATCGACCGTCAGACGGATCCGATTACCGGCAACACAGCACTGATCAATACGTACATTAACGCCAGCAGCAGTTATACAACAGGTGCAGAGATTACGGTACAGAACTATTTCACAAAATGGTGGGATATGTCAACCAACATCAACCTGTATAATTCCAAGATCAACGCCAACGCAGGCGCTCAGCAGGACGCCCTGTGGAGCATGTTCGGAAAGATCAACAGTAATTTCAAACTGCCAAAAGCATTTGATCTGCAGCTGACCGGTACCTATCAGTCCAAAACCAATCTGCCGATCAATACCAACACCGGCTTTGGCGGCGGCCCTCCAGGTTTGGAAGCACAGAGCGCTTCTCAGGGTTACATCCGCTCTTTCTATGGTATAGACATCGCCCTGAAGAAAAGTTTCCTGAAAACAAAGGCACTGACGGCTACCCTGGGTGTCAGCGATATCTTCCGCTCACGTAAAACCAGTCAGTACTCTTACAGCGACTACTTCATACAGAACTACGAACGTCTGAGAAACCCACAGATGATCAGACTGAACATCGCCTACCGCTTTGGTAAAGTAGATGCCTCCCTGTTCAAACGTAAGAGCTCAGGAGCCGGTAACCAGGGTATGATGGACGGCATGCAATAA